The window CCGCCTCGATTCCCCCGGCCCTCTGCTAATCCAGCCGGACTCTGCCTGCGACCTGCTGATCGAGGCCGCAACAGCAGGTCTGGGCATCATACATCTGTTCGAGGACTGGCTTGCCCCGGCCATACAGGCAGGCACGCTCGAGCGGATACTTGGCGAATGGGACGCGCCGTTCTCGGGGCCGATGCTCTACTACTCCGGTCGCCGGCAGCTTCCCCCGCCGCTCAGGGCTTTCATCGACTTCACCCGGCTCAAACCCGTAGACGCCTGGCCAACCCGCTAGCGAGAAGCCGCCGCCTGCTCGGCAGCGATCTTCCTCAACGCATCCTCGAACACCTCGACGGGCTGGCCGCCCGAAACCAGATACTTCTCATCGATGACGATGGCCGGCACGCTGGAAATGCCGCGTGAGCGCCACAGTTCCTCCTCGCCACGCACTTCTTCTGCAAATTCATCGCCGGAAAGAATGTCCCCTGCCCGCGCGCGATCGAGGCCTGCCCGCGTCGCTGCATCCACCAGCACCTCATGATCCGCGACACTGCGCCCTTGCGTGAAATAGGCCTCGAACAGCGCATGCTTGAGGGCGGACTGCCGCCCCTGCCCTGCCGCCCAGTGCAGCAGACGGTGGGCATCGAACGTGTTGTAGATGCGGCTATCGTCAGCAATGGCCATCGTGAAGCCGACGCCCGCCGCCCGTTCCCGGATCGCCGCCCGGTCCGCTGCCGACTGTTCCGGCGTACTGCCATACTTCTGGGAAATATGTTCGCGCAGGTCCTGCCCTTCGGGTCCCATGTTCGGATTGAGTTCGAAAGGCTGGAAATGGATGTCCGCCGTGACTTCCCCGCCAAGCCGCTCAAGCGCCGCCTCCAGGCCTTTGAGGCCGATGACGCACCAGGGACAGACCACATCCGACACGAAATCGATCCTGAGGTGCTGCGGCATATTCAAACGCTCCTTCGACAGGCTGACATGCAGGCTTGCTGAACGATCGAGCCGTCGTTGGCAATTCCAGGCGGCGCGCTGATGCCCCGACAGCGAATAAAAACCTTAGATCACCAAGGTTCGCCATTCCTCCGCACCGCCGCTATGGCAAGGCATGATACAGATTCTGATCGACGCCGACGCCTGCCCTGTGAAGGACGAGACCTACAAGGTTGCGGCCCGATACAAGGTGCCCGTCGTTGTCGTCAGCAACAGCGCGATCCGCATACCGCGCGAGCCTAGCATATCGCGCAAGGTGGTGAGCGATGCGTTCGACGCCGCGGACGACTGGATCGCCGAGCACACCACGCCCAACACGGTCGTCATCACGGCGGACATCCTGCTGGCAGACCGTTGCCTGAAGCTGGGGGCAGTTGTTATCGCGCCTAACGGCAAGCCGTTCACCACGTCCTCGATCGGCGGCGCCATCGCCGTGCGTGCCATTATGGCCGATCTGCGCGCCGGTGGCGACAGCCTCGGTGGGCCGCCGCCTTTCAGCCAGGCCGACCGCTCGCGATTTCTCTCCAGCCTCGACGAGGCTCTGGTAAAATTGCAACGCCAGCCCAGATAGTGGCGGCATGCAAGGGTCGCCGTTGAACTATGATC of the Novosphingobium sp. 9 genome contains:
- a CDS encoding DsbA family oxidoreductase, with translation MPQHLRIDFVSDVVCPWCVIGLKGLEAALERLGGEVTADIHFQPFELNPNMGPEGQDLREHISQKYGSTPEQSAADRAAIRERAAGVGFTMAIADDSRIYNTFDAHRLLHWAAGQGRQSALKHALFEAYFTQGRSVADHEVLVDAATRAGLDRARAGDILSGDEFAEEVRGEEELWRSRGISSVPAIVIDEKYLVSGGQPVEVFEDALRKIAAEQAAASR
- a CDS encoding YaiI/YqxD family protein, whose protein sequence is MIQILIDADACPVKDETYKVAARYKVPVVVVSNSAIRIPREPSISRKVVSDAFDAADDWIAEHTTPNTVVITADILLADRCLKLGAVVIAPNGKPFTTSSIGGAIAVRAIMADLRAGGDSLGGPPPFSQADRSRFLSSLDEALVKLQRQPR